TTGAGGAAGCCGGTTACACAGAGTCGGAAATTACCATCGGACTTGACGCTGCTGCATCAGAGTTCTTTGATGGTGAAAACTATGCAATCGACGGGAATCTCCTGACGCCAGAAGAGCTTACCGATTTCTATGTCGAACTTATTGAAACCTATCCTATTCTTTCAATCGAGGATCCTTTCCATGAGGAATCTTTTGAGGATTTTGCTAACCTCACAAATGAGGCATGGGACACCATTATTGTGGGAGATGACCTTTTCGTAACCAACGTCTCACGTCTTGCAAAGGGAATCGAAATGGAAGCTGCAAATGCCCTTCTCCTGAAAGTCAACCAGATCGGAACGCTTTCGGAGGCTTTCGATGCTGCAAACCTTGCAAGTCGAAGTGGTTACAGTGTAGTAGTAAGTCACAGGTCGGCAGAGACCGAAGACGACACCATTGCCGACATTTCAGTTGCGCTTGGCGCCGATCTTATCAAGACCGGAGCTCCTGCAAGAGGAGAAAGAACTGCTAAGTACAACCAACTGCTCAGAATAGAGGAAGATCTCGGCGACGCTGCAAGATACGTACACCTCTGAAAAAGAGAAAACTAATGTATGAATTCAGGATAGCTAGGCGGCATATTTTCTCTAAAAGGAGAAATGCTGCCTTTTCGGTTATTGCAGTAGCACTTGCAATAACAGTAATAGTAGTCCTGATGTCACTTATGTCCGGGTTTCAGGCAGATCTTATTGACAAAACCGTTGAAAATTCTCCCCACATTACTATTTCTCCTGAAGAAGACGAGGATTTTGTCCACTTATACAATCACTATACAAAAACCATAGAGGATTTTCCCAAAGTGGTTGTAGCATCCCCTTTTCTTTCAGGACAGGTTGCCATTACATACAGGGATGATTCAGCCGGGGCGAATATTTATGGAGTGATTCCGGAAGCTGAAAACGAAGTCCTGAATCTTGAAGAGGACATGGTCGAAGGGAGCTTTCTTGCGCTATCCAGAACAAATTCCGGCGTAGTGCTGGGGGACAATCTGGCAGCAAAACTTGGAGCTTCCACAGGAGATCGAGTGGATATTACTGTTCCCGGATATATTGATGCATCTCTGCAGGTTATTGGTATAATCAACACAGGAACTGCTCTGGATGAAAGTCTGGCGTATACGAAACTACCCCTACTTCAGGATCTAGCTGATGCAGACGGTGTTGTAAGTGGAATTTCCGTGCGAGTGTCTGATCCATATATCGCCGATGATGTTGCAAAAAATATTGAAAACGAGATTGGTCTTGAAGCAACAAGCTGGATTGAAAACAACAGTGAATTGCTTGAGCTTCTCAACACACAACTTGCTGTTACATGGATATACTATTTGCTGATTTACATGACAGCCGGTTTCGGTATTGCCAATGCACTCATCAACATTGTCATGGAAAAGAAAAGTGAAATTGGAATGCTAATGGCAATGGGAGCTTCAAAAAGAAGTATTACCTTGATATTTGTTATCGAATCTTCTATCCTTGGGGGAGTTGGCCTAATCCTAGGAATACTTCTGGGATACCTGTCCATACTTCTAATCGGATCATACGAAATTGTTTTGCCGGAATCGGAATTCTATTTTGGTCTGGAAACTTTGCCGTTAAAAGTTGATTTGCGTAACTTTGTTTACGCTACATCATTTGCATTTGTCATCAATCTTCTTGCAGGCATATATCCTGCACGGAAAGCATCAAATCTTGATCCCGTAGAAGCAATCGAGGGAATTTAATTAGAAGTCAAAAAGGGAACTCTGGTTCCTGGATGCATCGGGTTGGGATTTATCCTCACGCTCATGGTTTTTAGTTATGAAATTGTCACTTGCTTCCGGAGTATTTGTAAAATCAAAGAGACCTTTCTGTTTTGAATCGTGATCAAGGGTTGCAATATCCACTCCGAATACTCCCAGAATACGCTCCACAGGAGGAAGCATCTGCTTCTGGATGTAGTAATCAACATCCAGTGGGATATTATTTTCTTTAACGTATTCAGGATCTTCAGCCCGCTCCACAAAGAGACCTTTTCCTGCAATAATTACAAAAGGAATTCTTTCTCCAATTGTGGGCCGTATGCCCGTGCGACGCTCAAGCTTTTCAACAACAGTAAGATGTGGCTGCCTGTTCTTGTAACTGGAAGGACTCTTGGAAAATGTTTTCGTTAAAACCAGTTCGTCCATGATTTCCGCATCATGCTGAACATCAACATTCCTAACCCTGTCAACAGTTTTCCGGACGTGTTCCACCGCTTTCTGTATGTCACCTTCCTTAAGCACATATTCCAAGACCTGATTGAGCATATGTGAAGTAAGCTCACACCAATCCCTCCTGACAGTCTCAAGTCCCTTTACTTTGATTTTATCTTTCCAACCTTGTGGAGCGGGCTCAAAAAGCCATTGTGCATAGCGTTTCTTGGCAACAAGGAGCACACGTCTGGCAAGGGCTTCAAACTCAAGCTCCATAGGATCAGGGAGTGAATCAGTCACTATTGCTGCCACTTTTTTACCCACAAGCTCGGAATCCTCCCGGCTGAATTCCTCTTCGGTGAATTCCCTACCTTCAGAAGACATACAATGGACAAATACACTATCTGTATCACCATAAACTACGGATAGATCAACAAGTCTGTCGGTAGGAGTGATTGAAACTTCATCTTTCAGAAAAGCTTGTCCATCCCTCAAAATTACTGTCCCTATTTTATCGCATACGATTTTCTCAGTTCTGGAAATATTTTCCCTGCCTATTGCAGTAACTGAACCTGCCATTTCCAGACTATAGAGCCTTGCCCTTGCATATCCTGAATAACCGTAAAAACTGTTAAGTAAGATCTTCAGAGCAAGCTGGGTAGCATCCAGCACACGGTATTCATTATCATCCGTGGCTTTTTTCATCTGCCTTTTAGTCTCACTTCTCTGATCCAGCAGATTTTCCAGAACTGCAGGTACGATTCCCTTGTAAATATTCGGTTTTACAAAGCGTGCACCTGTGGGAGAAGAAATTACATCCCCATCATTGTATTCTCCATCCTCAAGTACAGTAGTATAGCACAAATTGTGCGCCATGATGATAGTTGGATAAAGGGACTTGTAATCAAGAACAAGGACATTTTCATGGAGACCTTTTTTGGGTTCCAGTACAGCCCCACCTTTCAGGTTTTCATTCAAACGGCGCCGATCCGCTGAAGTCCTGTCATCGGGCTTGGAAGACATCACCCTTCCCTGTTTACCGAATTCCGTGAGTAGCAACTGCTCAACCATATTGGTCTGGCCGCCACTGACAACATCCTGTATAATGGTACCACTAACCTGTGACAATGCAATATATTTGTCAAGAAGCTTCAATTCAAGAACGAGTTCGAGTGCCAGCTCTGAATCACGTCTTGCATAATCCACAAATTTCCTTAACTTTTCCCCGTCGTCGTTCCAGTGTTCTTCCATCTCACCTGCAGAAACATCCAGTTTTTCCCTTCCGAGCAATTCCTGCGAAACATTACGCAATGTGTAGCGTTTTAGGCTGAATTGCTGTCTTATGATGGGCAATGCGTCCACAACCACACGACCTGGGATGGAAACCATGGTTTGTGTCCCGATTTTGCGATAGGAAAGATATCTGCGATCCCTGCCTACTGCAGAGTCGATGTTGTGTCCACTGTTGTTCAGAACCTTCACTCTGTCAACTATATAGGGTACATCAAATCCATTACAGTTGTATCCGGTAACGATGTCGGGATCATATTCCCTTAATATTTCAAAAAAACGTTTGAGAAGAGTTGGCTCATCAGCACATGCCTCCACATCATCGTCCATCCCATCCGCAGGTTTTGCCATCAGAACAATTGTTTCTTTTCCCTTAAAAACCGGATTAAAAGACATGCTTACCATGATGACCGGAGATCTGTCCGGAGTCGGCATATTACCATCTTCGGGGAGACATTCGATGTCAAAAGCAAAATACCTTAGATCCGATGGTGCCTTGCGGTCGGTTTCCTCCACTTCCGAGAGTTCCAGAATCTCATCACATGCATAACCTGATAAGTTAATTTTCTTTCCCTTTCCCTGAAGCCAGCGCATTCCGTGAAAATCATTATCGATAAGGTATCTTGTCCTGAACAGAATATCCGCTTCATAAACCGCCTTTACACCGTTCATATTGGCAATATCATCCCTGATTTCAGGAACATTTCCCGGCTCATGGGTGAACACCTTGAGCATTGGTTTCATCGTTTTCTGGTAGCCAACCGGTTCAAATCGTTGCACTACTTCTACTCTTTTCACCTGGGAAAAACTGTCCTGCAATTCATGTGAAAAAAGCTCCAGATCATTTTCAGTATTAACGTAGAAATAAGGTTCAATTCCGGGGACATGACAACAGATACTCTTCCCTTCTTCTGTTCTCCCAAAAAGCCTGATTACAGGACCGGAATCCTGCCGGAAATAATCTGCATCTATTAACTGGAAACGTCTGTCTTCAATTGATGTCCTGGACATAGCACAACCCACTTTTATCTGAAACCACCGCTCAGTAAGGCCACCTTTCCTATGTTTTTACTTGTATATATGTCCATTTCCCAAAAAAGTGGCAAAGCTCATAATTGTGCAAAGAATACCTTAAATGGAAAAAGGAATAGGAAAATGCCCGGAGCGTGACTCGAACACGCGACCTCCAGATGTCTCAGGAGACATGGGAGCACCCATTCAGTTATTACCCTATGAGTCTGGCGCCCCAACCAACTAGGCTACCCGGGCAGGTAGCATCTAGAAAGTACATTTTCCTATTAAAGCATATCGGTTAAAAAAAGAATGGGGAGAAGCTTCGGTCAGTATCCGGTAGCTTCTGCAAATTCTTTGAGCGTGGAAGGATCTGAAGTTGCCCCTCTTATGTGGAAAACAAAATTGTCACTGTTCCACACGTAGGCGTAACGTTCCGCATCTGCTCCATTTTCTGTTACATACCAGACAATACGAGTTACAAAGTGATTATTTATTGATTGTTCAATGAACCTGTTCCCCATTGTCATAGGTGGAAAAGTCGCCTTGTAAGTGTTTACAAGGTTTTCAGCTTCATTTTCTGAAGAAGCTTCAATCACAGTTATCAGCACATCAAATTCTTCACTTTCATAAATCCCCTGATGGGCTTCAACGAAATGAGATTCATTGCAGCAACCATCAAGGACTTTGTCTGCTGAAAGTTCCCTTGCACCAAGGTATTCAAATCCTGCAGGAATTTCTTCAAGTACAACCATGTCCGAAACGGTCATCTCACCAGTTTCATCTTCACCAGCATTCGGATCAGTACATCCGGATATTGCCAGCATCACAAGTGTAAACGATAACAATAGTGCAATAATTTTTGATTTCATGGAATTGCCTCAAGAAAGGAAGTATTCAAAATCGTATTTAAATTTAATCAGAAAAGCAAGCCAAAAAAGAAAAGAGTTAGAAGGGATTATTCCCTTCTAATTAAGTTACGCTTAGTTTCTCCTCACGAGGTATGCAACTGCGAGAAGTCCACCGATTGCAAGAACTGCTTCAAAGCCTGGTGTGTCAGCATCTGGCTCGTCAACTGGTTCTTCTTCTTCAGGCATGTCTTCTTCAGGCATGTCTTCTTCAGGCATGTCCTCAGTTACGTTGTCTTCAGGCATGTCTTCTTCAGGCATGTCTTCTTCAGGCATGTCTTCTTCGTCGTCTTCTTCGTCAGCTTCGTCGCCTTCGATGGTTACTTCCTGCATCAAGTAGAACCTGTCAGGACCTTCTGAACCTTTGAAGAAGATTCCGTCCATGATTTCGAGTGTATCGTCATCTGGTACATCGATATCATTGTCTTCGTCTGTGGACATTTCAATGACGCCACCAGTAAGGGAGTCGACAACGAGCTCTCCGTATTCATCGTCTGTTTCGATAATCAGACCATCGTCAGAAATCTGGAAGATACCTTCGACAACACAAAGACTGTCAACCTGACCCTGGAACACTTCATCAACGTGTACCATCAGAGTAACAATATCTTCAGAGTCAAGAATATCCTGCTCGTAGAACCAAGTCTTGTTTGCCTGAGTTGCATCAGCGGTGGAGATAATCTTGTCATCAAGGAAATCACCATCTTTGGTAAGCTCAAGCCATACCTTGTTACCATCAACATCAATCTGCTGTGGAGTGATTGCGTAGCCCTCACCGAGTTCCAGTGTCTCACCAGTTCTCAGGGTGTAACTCTCATCATCATCCATGAGAATCTTGGAAAGCTGTGCAACATCATCGTCAACTACGAAATATTCCTCTGCCATGAATCCAATCTTAGCGAATTCATAATCTGCAGTGGTAGTTGTGTTTGCTGTGAATCCGAACTCAGTAGTCTGGCCGGTTATCATGGTAGCATTGTAGGTAAGGTTGTTACCATCAATAGCACCATCTGTGTCAAATATAGCTGTCAGGTTTTCTGATGCATCACCAGTGTCAAGGTCAAGCCAGAAGCCGGCAAAACTAGTTGCATCCCAGGTCATGGTACCTGCAGTAATTTCGACAACTTCACCGCGGATTTCATGGGTACCTGGCTCAGTGATTAACTGCATCAAATAGAACCTGTCAGGACCTTCTGAACCTTTGAAGAAGATTCCGTCCATGATTTCGAGAGTGTCATCATCGGGTACATCAAGGTCATTGTCTTCGTCTGTGGACATTTCAATGACGCCACCAGTAAGGGAGTCGACAACGAGCTCTCCGTATTCATCGTCTGTTTCGATAATCAGACCATCGTCAGAAATCTGGAAGATACCTTCGACAACACAAAGACTGTCAACCTGACCCTGGAACACTTCATCAACGTGTACCATCAGAGTAACAATATCTTCAGAGTCAAGAATATCCTGCTCGTAGAACCAAGTCTTGTTTGCCTGAGTTGCATCAGCGGTGGAGATAATCTTGTCATCAAGGAAATCACCATCTTTGGTAAGCTCAAGCCATACCTTGTTACCATCAACATCAATCTGCTGTGGAGTGATTGCGTAGCCCTCACCGAGTTCCAGTGTCTCACCAGTTCTCAGGGTGTAACTCTCATCATCATCCATGAGAATCTTGGAAAGCTGTGCAACATCATCGTCAACTACGAAATATTCCTCTGCCATGAATCCAATCTTAGCGAATTCATAATCTGCAGTGGTAGTTGTGTTTGCTGTGAATCCGAACTCAGTAGTCTGGCCGGTTATCATGGTAGCATTGTAGGTAAGGTTGTTACCATCAATTGCACCATCTGTGTCAAATATTACAGTCAGGTTTTCTGATGCATCACCAGTGTCAAGGTCAAGCCAGAAGCCGGCAAAATTAGTTGCATCCCAGGTCATGGTACCTGCAGTAATTTCGACAACTTCACCGCGGATTTCGACAGAATCTGTTGCGCTTACTGCGCCAACACTTGCCAAAACCATTAAAGCGGCTACTGCGAATGTCAGTAATTTCTTCATTATTTTCCTCCGTTCTAATTTATAGTAGGTCAAGGTAATAAGCGATTATTAGAGTGAACATAACCAATAGATGTCCAATCATCCTTCATCAAAGGACAATACGTCCATTGACGAAAGTCAACTCATCACCCTCTAATCCCGTCATATTGGTTAGCAACTGTGTAATAAGACAATTGCCTTTTAAATCTTTTGTGGTCTCATGGCCAAAAAATCGCTCTTTTTGATAGTGAATATCGACATTTGCAACGTCATATGCCGAAGACTTTCTGCATTGATTAAATAGTTCAACGCTAATTTACCATGAAATCTTCACATATTGTCGATGTTCATATTTCCCTCAAGAAATAAATTTAATACTCATTTTGTCTTTGGAACAAGAACACTTAATCCCCTATTGATATTTTGTTTTTTAGTTCAATACATTTATATGTAAGTCTTTCCATAAGGTCACTACGAAATAAATTTAATGCTTTCAATATATTAAGCAGTATAAGACTGTATACGATCACGAGGAGTGCGATTATAAAATGTTTAACGGTTCAGAGGAAATATCAATGGAAGATGCCGCAAACAGGGTAAAAACCGGTATTCCTGGTTTTGACGAGCTTTGCGGAGGGGGCCTCATCCGGGATAGGACATACCTCGTTTCAGGCACATCCGGTGCCGGAAAAACCATCTTTTCTATCCAGTTCATTTATAACGGTATTGTAAATCACGGTGAAAACGGAATTATTGTTGCAACAGAGGAACGTCCCGAGCAGATCAGGGAAAACATGCTCAACTTTGGCTGGGATCTTCAAGCCCTTGAAGATGAAGGTAAACTAGCCATTATTGATGCATGTTCCACAAAAATAGGAATTCCATCCCAGGAGAAATATGTGGATGTAAGACCTTTTGATACTCGCTCCATGATGGACCAGATTATTGCAACTCAGGAAGAAATTGATGCAAAAAGGGCATTAGTGGATTCTACAACATCAATCAGCTTTTACCTTCATGATCCTGCAAGGATAAGAGTGGAGCTCCTCAAGCTTAGCACCACTCTGGAAATTATCGGGTTAACATCTATGATGACCTGTGAGATAATTGATGAATCAAAGCCCTCCAGATTCGGGGTTGAGAATTTCGTCACTGATGGTACTTTCGCACTTTACTACGACAGACGTGACAATGTCCGCTCCCGGAGTGTAGAAATCTACAAAATGAGAGGATCTGATCACAGTAAGAAAGTACACCCTTACGATATTGAAAAGGAAGGTTTCGTAATTCATCCACACGAAGAAGTTTACACTAGCTTCTAAAAATCATAAAAAATGATTATATATCTGGATGGGTTTCTTCGTTGCCGCATTCTACACATTTATAAATAGCCAGACTGCGGCCAAATTTATCATAACGTTTAATCGGGGGATACATCCAGCGATTCATTCTCCCTTCGCATACGGAACACCTGTAGTTCATTCAAACCTCCTCATTAAATATATATGATTGTTGACAATATAATTCTTCCGTTAGCTAATGCTGTAACCCTTTTTGAATATAATCACTTTTAGAGCCTCTATCCCGACAAGAACCCCAAAGGCTACTGAAACCGGCACAATCCAGCCAGCTAAACCCAGGGGAACCAATTCGAAAATTGATGCGAAGAAGGGTATGTACATAACCCCCATTGTCAACAAGAAAGCGCTTACCACTCCTACAATCATCAACGGATTGTCTCTAAGACCCGTATTAAGTATTGGATTTTTGAGAGACCTGAATGCAAAGGGAACAAAAAGGATCATGCTCACAATTGCTGCAAACGTCACTGTCCTTGCATATATAAGATTATTGAAAGGATCTGCGTGAAGATACACTCCAAAACACGATAAACCCATAAACATCGCCACAATAACTACGAATGCAAGCCTGCTGCCACCAAGTATTTTTTCACCTATGGGACGCGGCTTACGTCTCATAACATCTTCTTTTGCAGGATCGAGACCTAAAGCTATTGCTGGCATTATTTCATCAAACATGTTGATGAAAAGAATTTGCAAAGCAAGGAGAGGAACGAGATCGAATCCCAGGATGGAGATTCCCAACAGGATCAGGATTAATTCTGTGAAATTGCGGGATACGAGATATGAAGTAAATTTTTCAATGTTCTCATAAATAGCTCTTCCCTGTTTCACTGCCTCAACAATTGTACTGAAATCATCATCCTGAAGCACCATAACACTGGATTCCCGGGCTACATCCGTTCCTTTTTTCCCCATTGAAACCCCAATGTCAGCGGTTTTAAGGGCAGGTGCATCATTAACACCATCACCTGTCATCGCTACAACATGCCCTTTGTTTTTAAGAGCTTTTACAATTCTCAGTTTCTGTTTTGGCATCACCCTTGCATAGACGGAAATATGCTCCACAACCTGCTGGAATTCAGAATCATCAAGATATTCCAGTTCTTCACCGGTAATGACTCCGTCACTAACAATCTTTTCAATCCCCTCTTCTAACAATGCTGGATCGTGGGAATAATCTGTTTTGATTCCAACTCTTGATGCAATAGCTTTGGCAGTTTTCCCATTGTCTCCAGTGATCATTATTACTTTAATTCCTGCTTCCCTGCATAACGAGACGGCTTTTGGAACTTCTGCACGGACCGGATCTATCATTGCCATAAGACCCACAAAAACAAGATCGGTTTCAATCTCTTCTCCTGTTTTGTTTCCATGAATATCCCTGAAAGCAACCGCCAACACACGATACGCATCATTTGCCATGCGATCATTTTCAGAAAGAATCCTGTTTTTGTCAGTTGAATTAATTGTTCTTAATTCACCGTTTTCCAAAATTTGGGAGCATTTGTCCAGAACGATGGAACATGCACCCTTGGTATATGCGATTTTAGAACCTTTAGAACGATGAATGGTGGTCATCATTTTTCTTTCTGAGGTGAATACTATCTCATCGATTCTTTCGAAATCCAGATCCAGTTTTTCCTTTGAGAAACCAGCCTTTAATGCAGCGGTCAATAGTGCAACTTCCGTAGGATCACCGGCTGATTGCCAGGCACCGTTACTTTCCACCAGACCCGAATTATTGCACAATGCAGATATCTGTAGCAGAAACCGTATATCTGGATAATTTTCCAAATCTGCAGCATTTCCATCTACCAAAAAAGTTCCTTCAGGCACATAACCCGAACCCGTAACTTCAACTATCTGTCCATCAACAAAGAGGCACTCTACAGTCATTTCGTTTTGTGTCAGGGTTCCGGTTTTATCAGTGCAAATAACACTTGTGGACCCTAACGATTCAACTGCAAGCATTTTCCTTATTATGGCATTATTTTCCGCCATCTTGCGCATTCCATGTGCAAGAGTAATAGTAATAATAAGGGGCAAACCTGATGGTACAGAAGCAACTGCCAGAGCAAGGGCTATAACAAGCATTTCCCCGATGGGTGCTCCGATTGTCACGCCCAGAAGAAAAGAAAAAGTTGATGCTGAGAGGGCTATTGCTGCAAGTACCTTTGCAAGATTTGAAATGCTTTTCTGTAATGGTGTCTCTTCCTCGGATTCCTGTATCAAGCCCGCTATTTTTCCAAGCTCGGTGTTCATACCAGTTGAAATAACAACAGCCTTACATTTTCCCCCCACTGCCTGGGTTCCGGCAAAAATAAGATCATTAACATCTTTTTCAACTGGAACACTTTCACCTGTAAGAGAAGATTCGTCAACCCTGAATCCGTTAAGCTCAAAAATACATGAATCAGCTGGTATATTGTCCCCGTTTTCCAGATCAAGGACGTCACCCGGTACAACTTCTCTTGTCTGCACGTCCGTCAAAATCCCGTCCCTGACAACACGCGTTGTCGGCATCATGATGTTTCGAAGGGATTCCATTGCTTTTTCCGCGCGATATTCCTGCACGAATCCAAGGATCAGGACAAAAACGATAATTGAATTAATTACCCAGAAATTGATGACTTCATCTATGTAATAGGAGATCAAAGCCGCAGCCGCCAGCACCCAGATGATAAAATTGCCCAATTGGCGGTAAAAAACCTTAATGGGAGTGATTTTTTGTTTCTCTTCGAGTTCATTAAGCCCGTAAACGGAAAGTCTTTTTTTTGCTTCTCTGGCAGAAATACCGTCAGTTGAACTGGAGTACTCATCAAAATATTCATTAAAGTCTTTTTTGACCCCCGCCATCGACTACCGCCACATCCTATTATGAAAACTAACCATTTTAAGCCTTGCTTGAGATGCCCTTGCAGAGGCGAACGATTGCTTTTAACTTGTGCCAACTGAATTAATATTATTTGTCCTTAATATTATAGCTTAACCTTTATATCGTATTAAGGAAAAACGCTGATCTATCAGATATTGAAAGCCCATGTCGTGGCAATCTGAGTTGGGGTAAACGGGGTATAAAAACGCAGCCTATAAAGAAATTATTAATTGTAGCTGGCGATGAATTCGCAGCTAACCAGATGAAGCATTGTTTGCAATTGACTGATACCATCATTGAGACAACATACTCTTACGAAGAATCTAAGCTGGTTCTTGATAGCAATCCTGATGGTATAATGTTAGTTGTAGATGATTCTAAAAAGAACCAGAGTGCTATTTGCTCAGAATTAGAAGACGCCGGGTTTCCCGTAATGCATGTAAAATCAGGAACCATTGACATAAAGTCTCTTAATGAAAGAACCCGGGAACTTTTGATGAGAAAGCAATGTGACAAGGAACTTCTCACACAAAAACACGTTCTTGAGAAGCAAATCAAGGATAAGGAGAATAAGTTCCAGCATCTTTTTAATAGCCTCAGCGATGCAGTATTCATTCACGATCTGGAAGGAAATTTCCTTGAAGTTAATGACATAGCATGCAACAGATATGGATATTCAAGGGACGAATTTTTACAAATGAACAAAAAAGATATCGATGCCCTCGAATATGCAAAAATGATAGGTCTCAAGATTGAGATGGTGTTGATAAAAGGAACTGCTCTCTTTGAAATTGTTCAGAGAACAAAAACAGGAAAAAAGTTTCCTGTAGAACTCAGCAGCAGGGTCATCGAATATGAAGGTAAAACTGGAATTCTGTCCATTGCCCGTGACATCAGTCAGAGAAAACTATCCGAAGCAGAGCTATTCCAGGAAAGACAGCAAAAGTTGACAATTCTTGACTCACTTAGTGAAACTGTACTTTACCTTGACAGAAACTTAACAATTAAATGGGCAAACCCACATGCCAAGGAAATATTTTCAAGTGAAATTATAGGAAAGCAATGCTGTGAAGTGCTACATAAAAAAACAAACATTCCCGACGACTGTCCTGCAAAAATAGCTTTAGAAACAGGAAAAAAGCAACATCTGGAAATCAAGACCTCAGAGGGTAAATACTGGAATATTCGTGCCAATCCGGTGGTCGATCAGGAAAAAAACATCGTTGGAATAGTTACTTCCATTCTTGATATTACAGAGCTGAAGCAAACCGAGGAAGATTTACTCCAATATCAACGTGATCTGGAAAAAATGGTCTATGAAAGGACAACAGAACTCGAAGAATCAAACCAGCTAAAAGATATTTTCCTGGATATCTTACACCACGACTTGTTGAATCCTGCAGGCGTCATCAAGGGTTACTCACATTTGCTTGCACGAACAGAAACAGATTCAAAGAAAAAGGAAGAAGAGTTGCGTATTGAGGAACAGTCCAAGAAAATAATTGAAATAATTGATAACGCCTCAAAACTTTCAAAACTACGTTCCTCCAAAGACCTCGAACTTCAGGAAGCCGACCTCTGCATGTTCCTGAAAAAGACTGTGGATAATTTCAAGGAGCAACTTGCAAGTAAAAATATGCATGTAGAAGGCGAGCTTCCGGAAAATTGCACATCCCTTGTAAACCCCATCATTGAGGAAGTATTCGCTAACCTGATATCCAATGCTATCAAGTATAGTCCCGAAGGTTCCACGATAAAAACTTCAATTGTAAGCAGCGAAAACAATTGGGAAGTCAGGATTACGGATTCAGGTGAAGGAATACCGGATTCTGAAAAGGAGAATGTTTTCCATCGTTTTGAACGGATTAACAAGGGAAGTGTGAAAGGCATAGGGCTTGGACTGGCAATTGTGAAGCGAATCGTTGAGCTCCACGGAGGAGATGTGGGAGTTCGTGACAATCCGGAAGGGAAGGGCAGTGAATTCTGGTTCCACCTTTCAAAAGCCTGATGATTTAACCTTTAAGAAACATAATCTTGCCCCTGTTTTTTTCTTATAAGAGTTTTCAGCAAGATTGGTGATATGAATATTGATACCGCAACCATGACCACGACTGCAGAAAAAACCTCATCGGTTATCAGTCCAAGATTTTTCC
This genomic stretch from Methanohalophilus levihalophilus harbors:
- a CDS encoding sensor histidine kinase, yielding MKHCLQLTDTIIETTYSYEESKLVLDSNPDGIMLVVDDSKKNQSAICSELEDAGFPVMHVKSGTIDIKSLNERTRELLMRKQCDKELLTQKHVLEKQIKDKENKFQHLFNSLSDAVFIHDLEGNFLEVNDIACNRYGYSRDEFLQMNKKDIDALEYAKMIGLKIEMVLIKGTALFEIVQRTKTGKKFPVELSSRVIEYEGKTGILSIARDISQRKLSEAELFQERQQKLTILDSLSETVLYLDRNLTIKWANPHAKEIFSSEIIGKQCCEVLHKKTNIPDDCPAKIALETGKKQHLEIKTSEGKYWNIRANPVVDQEKNIVGIVTSILDITELKQTEEDLLQYQRDLEKMVYERTTELEESNQLKDIFLDILHHDLLNPAGVIKGYSHLLARTETDSKKKEEELRIEEQSKKIIEIIDNASKLSKLRSSKDLELQEADLCMFLKKTVDNFKEQLASKNMHVEGELPENCTSLVNPIIEEVFANLISNAIKYSPEGSTIKTSIVSSENNWEVRITDSGEGIPDSEKENVFHRFERINKGSVKGIGLGLAIVKRIVELHGGDVGVRDNPEGKGSEFWFHLSKA
- a CDS encoding cation-translocating P-type ATPase; translated protein: MAGVKKDFNEYFDEYSSSTDGISAREAKKRLSVYGLNELEEKQKITPIKVFYRQLGNFIIWVLAAAALISYYIDEVINFWVINSIIVFVLILGFVQEYRAEKAMESLRNIMMPTTRVVRDGILTDVQTREVVPGDVLDLENGDNIPADSCIFELNGFRVDESSLTGESVPVEKDVNDLIFAGTQAVGGKCKAVVISTGMNTELGKIAGLIQESEEETPLQKSISNLAKVLAAIALSASTFSFLLGVTIGAPIGEMLVIALALAVASVPSGLPLIITITLAHGMRKMAENNAIIRKMLAVESLGSTSVICTDKTGTLTQNEMTVECLFVDGQIVEVTGSGYVPEGTFLVDGNAADLENYPDIRFLLQISALCNNSGLVESNGAWQSAGDPTEVALLTAALKAGFSKEKLDLDFERIDEIVFTSERKMMTTIHRSKGSKIAYTKGACSIVLDKCSQILENGELRTINSTDKNRILSENDRMANDAYRVLAVAFRDIHGNKTGEEIETDLVFVGLMAMIDPVRAEVPKAVSLCREAGIKVIMITGDNGKTAKAIASRVGIKTDYSHDPALLEEGIEKIVSDGVITGEELEYLDDSEFQQVVEHISVYARVMPKQKLRIVKALKNKGHVVAMTGDGVNDAPALKTADIGVSMGKKGTDVARESSVMVLQDDDFSTIVEAVKQGRAIYENIEKFTSYLVSRNFTELILILLGISILGFDLVPLLALQILFINMFDEIMPAIALGLDPAKEDVMRRKPRPIGEKILGGSRLAFVVIVAMFMGLSCFGVYLHADPFNNLIYARTVTFAAIVSMILFVPFAFRSLKNPILNTGLRDNPLMIVGVVSAFLLTMGVMYIPFFASIFELVPLGLAGWIVPVSVAFGVLVGIEALKVIIFKKGYSIS
- a CDS encoding ATPase domain-containing protein, whose product is MFNGSEEISMEDAANRVKTGIPGFDELCGGGLIRDRTYLVSGTSGAGKTIFSIQFIYNGIVNHGENGIIVATEERPEQIRENMLNFGWDLQALEDEGKLAIIDACSTKIGIPSQEKYVDVRPFDTRSMMDQIIATQEEIDAKRALVDSTTSISFYLHDPARIRVELLKLSTTLEIIGLTSMMTCEIIDESKPSRFGVENFVTDGTFALYYDRRDNVRSRSVEIYKMRGSDHSKKVHPYDIEKEGFVIHPHEEVYTSF